The sequence GCGCTGGGTGTCCAGCAGTTCGTCGGCGCGGCGGCCGGTGAGCAGGGCGAGGACGACCTTCGTGTAGAGGGTCGAGTGGAGGTACGGCTCTGGCTTCTCGGGCTGGGAGAGCCAGGCCTCGACGTCGGTGATGCCGGCGTCGGTGATGGCGTACCGCTTGCGGTCGGGGCCGCCGCCGCTCTCTATCCCGTCGACCTCGACGAGGCCGTTCTTCAGGAGGCGGGACATGGTCGAGTAGACCTGCCCGTAGGCGAGGGGGCGGTCGTGGCCGAACTTCTCGTCGAAGGCGCGCTTGAGGTCGTAGCCGTGGCGCGGGCCGGCCTCGAGGAGGCCGAGGAGGGTGTGACCGATGGACATGACCGCGACTCTACACCGTGTGTATACGCGGAGTGTATAGAGGGTTGATCGGGGGCGGCCGAGGTCGGCGGCGGGGTACGCGGGGCCGGTCGGGGCCGGTCGGGACCGGGCCCCGGGACACGGCGACGCCCGGTGGGGCCGGGTTTCCGGCCCCACCGGGCGTCTGCGGGCGGCGTCTGTGGGCGCGGTCCGGGTCAGTCCGTGGGCTTCGGGGGGCGTCCCCGGCGTGGGATGGGGCCGGGGGCCGACGGGAGGCGGCCGGCCTCGGCGAGGGCCCGGCGGAGCAGGAACTCGATCTGCGCGTTGGCGCTGCGCAGTTCCTCGCCCGCCCAGCGGGCCAGCGCGTCGTACACCTGCGGGTCGAGCCGCAGCAGTACCTGCTTGCGCGCCTGCCGGCCCGCCGGTTTCTCCTCGCCGCCGGGGGTCACTGGTAGAGGGTTCCCGTGTTGACCACCGGCTGGGCGGCGCGGTCGCCGCACAGGACGACCATCAGGTTCGAGACCATGGCCGCCTTGCGCTCCGGGTCCAGGTCCACGATGTCCTGCTCCGCCAGTCGGGTCAGTGCCAGCTCGACCATGCCCACCGCGCCCTCCACGATCTGCTTGCGGGCCGCCACGACCGCGCCCGCCTGCTGGCGCTGGAGCATCGCGGAGGCGATCTCCGGAGCGTACGCGAGGTGCGTGAAGCGGGACTCGATGATGTGCACACCGGCCGCGTCGACGCGGTCGCGCAGTTCGACCGCCAGCTTCTCGGTGATCTCCTCGGCGTTGCCGCGCAGCGACAGGCCGCCTTCCTCGTGCGCGTCGTAGGGGTATTCGATGGCGATGTGCCGGACCGCCGCCTCGGTCTGGGTCTCGACGAACTCCGTGAAGTCCTCGACCTCGAAGGTCGCCCGGGCCGTGTCCTCGACCCGCCACACCACGACCGCCGCCAGCTCGATCGGGTTGCCGTAGGCGTCGTTGACCTTCAGCACGGCCGTCTCGTGGTTGCGCACCCGGGTGGAGATCTTCTCGCGAGAGGTCAGCGGGTTCACCCAGCGCAGTCCGTCGGCGCGGATGGTGCCCTTGTAGCGGCCGAACAGCTGGACCACCCGGGCCTCGCCCGGCGCCACCGTGTTCAGCCCGCTCATGGCGAACACGGAGGCGAGGCCCAGGAGTACGCCGAGGGCTATCAGGGTCACCTTGGCCGCGACGGCCGCGAGCACCGCGCCGGCCACGATCAGGCCGGCGCCCGCCAGCAGACCCAGCAGTCCGAGCAGCAGGGCCAGTCCGCCGGCGACACTGCGCGCGGTGAACTCCCGTACTCCGTCTGGGGTGGCGTTTTCGTTCGTCATGGTTTGCCCCGTTTCTCAGCTCGCGGTCGATCGGACCGTCTAGCAAAGTGATATCACTTTTTTGCGCTACGGCAACCCTTCGGCTTAGGTGAGCGTCGGTTCCATTGATGTGGGTGCTGATTCTCACGTCCGAAATGACCGTAATTGGTCATGGTTGGCCAACTTTTATCACAGCCTGCGGTGTTAGCTTTCTGAGCTGACGTCGGGGGGGTAATCGAGCGGAGCGGGAGCGATGGGCCGAGCAGAAGTGCGTAAGGCGCACCAGCAGCGCGGTGCGCGGCGTGCGCCGAGCGGACGCGCGCAGGGCACCAAAGGAAGCGGAAGTACCGGTAGACGCACGGGTATACGCCGCTTCTTCACCTGGAAGAAGATCCTGGGCACGTTCTTCGGACTGATACTGCTCGGCATGGCCGCACTGGTCGGCCTGTACTTCTACGTCGAAGAGCCGGACCCGAACAACCAGGCGCTCCAGCAGAGCAACGTCTACAAGTACGCAGACGGCACGATCATGGCCAGCAAGGGCAAGGTCAACCGCGAGATCCTGCCGATCGACAAGATCCCGATGGACGTGCAGGAGGCGTTCATCGCGATCGAGAACAAGTCCTTCCGCAGCGACCAGGGCGTGGACTTCAAGGGTCTGGCCCGCGGTCTGTGGAACACGGCCACCGGGCGCGGCAAGGCCGGTGGCTCCACGATCACCCAGCAGTACGTCAAGAACTACTACCTGACCCAGGATCAGACGGTCACCCGCAAGCTCAAGGAGCTGGTGATCTCCCTCAAGGTCGACCAGAGCAAGGAGAAGCCCGAGATCCTCGCGGGCTATCTGAACACCAGCTACTTCGGACGCGGCGCGTACGGCATCCAGGCGGCCGCCCAGGCCTATTACGGCGTCGACGCCGGCAAGTTGACGCTGGAGCAGGGCGCCTACCTCGCCACCCTCGTCCAGGCCCCCAGCCAGTACGACTGGTCGACCGCGAGCGAGGAGACCAAGAAGCGGATCACGATCCGCTACAACGCCACCTTCGTGAACATGGTCGAGAACGGCAAGCTGGACGAGGCCAAGCGTCAGACGCTGAAGTTCGCCGAGCCGCTCCCGCCGCAGCCGCCGACCGGCATGGACGGCCAGAAGGGCTACCTGGTCCAGGCGGCCGAGGCCGAGCTCAACGCCCAGGGCGTCGAGCGGAAGCTGATCGACGCCGGTGGCTGGACCTTCACGCTGAACATCGACCCGAAGAAGCAGGAAGCCCTGGAGAAGGCCGTCCAGGACGAGCTGGAGTCCAAGCTCGACCGCAAGGACACCAAGGGCAAGCCCCAGGACCAGAGCGTGCAGGCCGGTGCCACCTCCGTGGACCCGAAGACCGGTGCGATCGTCGCGATGTACGGCGGTACGAGCCTGAAGGACCACTGGTCCAGCAACGCCCTGCGCAAGGACTACCAGCCGGGCTCGACCTTCAAGCCGATCGTGCTGGCCTCCGCGCTGGAGAACGGCGCGAAGACCCAGGACCGCAAGCCGATCACGCCGAACGCGCTCTACGACGGCACCAGCAAGCGCCCGGTCGTCGGCAGCGACATCCCGTTCGCCCCGCAGAACCAGGAGGACCGCAACTTCGGCACGCCGATGATGACGGTCCAGGAGGCGACCAACTTCTCGGTCAACTCCGTCTACGCGCAGATGATCGTGGACGTCGAGCCGCGCAACGTGAAGAAGACGGCCCTGGCCCTCGGCATGAAGGACCGTGAGGGCTGGCCCGAGGACAAGCCGGCCATGTCGCTCGGCACCATGAGCGCCAACACCGTGGAGATGGCGGGCGTCTACGCCACCTTCGACAACCACGGCAAGAAGGTCACGCCGACCATCGTCAAGAAGGCCGAGCACAAGGACCGCGAGGTCGTGCCGGCCCAGCCCATCGGTTCCCAGGCCATCAGCCGCCAGACCGCCGACACCGTCACCAAGGTGCTCACGGGCGTCGTCAACGACGACGGAGGCTCCGGCAACAAGGTCCGCAGCAGCGCCTACGAGGCCGCCGGCAAGACCGGTACCACCGAGAACAACGTCTCCGGCTGGTTCTCCGGCTTCACCCCGGAGCTGGTCACCGTCGTCGCGATCTTCGGTGAGGAGCCCGTCACCGCCAAGCAGGTCACCCTGACCGGTACGGCCGGCCTCGGCCGACTCGGCGGCTCCAGCTTCCCCGCCTCGATCTGGAAGGCGTACACGCTCGCCGCCCTCAAGGGAGGCAACGCGGGCAAGTTCCAGCTGAGCGAGGCGGAGATGGGCGCCGTGCAGACGCCGTCCCGCAGCGCCTCGCCGACGCCGTCGCCGTCGCCGTCCTCCAGCGCCCCGGCGGCCAGCAGCAGCCCGCCGGCGTCCCCGACGCCGACGCCGACGCCCACCGCCACCAAGACGACGCCGACGCCGACCCCGACGCCGACCCCGACACCCACGGCGACCAAGACCAACGGTCCCAAGCCGCCGGACCCGCCGCTGCTGCCCGAGCACTAGGCAGTACCGCCAGGACAAAGACCGCCGCCCCGCAGCCTTCGAAGGCTGCGGGGCGGCGGTCTTTCGTACGTCGCGCGATCAGCGCCGTTCGGGCTGCCCGGGCAGCGACAGCTCGAACCAGACGACCTTTCCGCTGCTGAGCCGTGTCGCACCCCAGCGGCGGGCCATCCGGTTGACCAGGAACAGGCCGCGACCGCCCTCGTCGGTGTCCCGCGCCCGACGCTGGCGCGGCAGCTGCGGCGAGTCGTCGCCGACCTCGCAGCGCAGTACGTCCGTCCGCAGCAGGCGCAGGGTCACGGGCCGCTCCGCGTACCGCACGGCATTGGTGACCACCTCGCTGACCAGCAGCTCCAGCGAGTCGCTCAGCTCCTCCAGGCCCCACCGGGTCAGGGCCCGCCGGGCGAACCGGCGGGCCCGGCCCGGGGCGGTCTCCTCCGGGTCCAGGAACCAGTACGCGACGTCGCTGGGCGCGATCCCGTCGAACCGGGCCGCGAGCAGCGCGATGTCGTCGTCCCGGTCACCGGGGCCGAGCATGTCCAGCACGTCGTCGCAGAGCGCCTCCAGCGGCGGCGGGTGGTCCAGGCCGGTCAGCTGGGCGGTGGTCGCCAGCCGCTCGCGGAGCTGCTCGATGCCGGTCCACACGTCCCGCAGCCGCGACTCCACCAGGCCGTCGGTGTAGAGCAGCAGGGTGCCACCGGCGGGCGCGTCCAGCTCCACGGCCTCGAAGTCCACGCCGCCGACGCCGATGGGGGCGCCGGGAGGCACACGGAGCACCTCGGCGCGGCCGCCCAGGTGCAGCAGCACGGGCGGCGGGTGGCCCGCGTTGGCGATGGTGATCCGGTGCGCGACGGGATCGTAGACGGCGTACAGGCAGGTGGCCATGCGGTCGGAGCCCAGGCGCTGCGCCTGCTCGTCCAGGTGGTGCAGGACCTCGGCGGGCGGCAGGTCCAGCTGGGCGAGGGTCTGCGCGGTGGTGCGGAGCTGGCCCATGATCGCGGCGGAGGTCATGGAATGGCCCATGACGTCGCCGACGACGAGCGCGACGCGGCTGCCGGGCAGCGGTATGGCGTCGTACCAGTCGCCGCCGACCCGTGCCGTCTCGGCGGCGGGCAGATAGCGGGAGGCGAGCCGCACCCCGGTGGGCTGCGGCAGGCTGTCGGGCAGCATGGTGCGCTGCAACTCGTCGGCGATGTACGCCTCACGGCCGTACAGGACCGCCTTGTCGATGCCGAGCGCGGTGTGGGTGGCCAGTTGGGCGGCGACCAGCAGGTCGTTCGGCTCGAAGGCGGGCCGCTCGGGGCTGCGCAGGAACACGGCGGCGCCGATCACCCGGCGGCGGCCGCGCAGCGGCGCGAGGACGGCCCGGTTGCCGCGCGGCAGCGGGTGGTCCTCGCCGAGCAGCTCGGGCAGCGCGGCCCGGGCGGCGGCGGAGGACGCGAAGACGGGCCGTACGCCGCGCAGCACCTCGGCGAGCGCGCCGCCGGGCCGGATCTCGCACAGCTCCGCCGCGGGCAGGTCACCCTGCGGGCCGACCAGCGGCAACTGGCTGAAGTCGAGCTCGCCGGTGGCCCCCGCGGCCCCGGCGAGGTCCATCCCCGCGCCGATCGTGCTGCTCAAGTCCGTCAGGTCGTCGATCGGCCGGAGCCGATCGGTGCGTCGCAGCCTTAAAACGACCGGGCCGACGGGCCGCTCGTCGCCGACCGGGAGCGGGTCGCGCAGGTACACGAGGATGGCGTCCGAGAAGGTCGGCACGGTGGCCCGGCACAGGCCCAGCACGATCTCGTCGAGGTCGATGCCGCGGGCGATCCGCCGGGTGGCGGCGCCGACGAAGCGCAGGCGGTCCCCCTCGCGGCGTGCGGCGGTCGCCTCTCCGGTGACGGCGACCGGTGTTCCGGTCCCGCCGCCACCGTGCCGGCCGGCGCCACCGCCACCGGCGACCGCCCCGGCGTCACCGTGGGTCGCCCCGTCGCGCGGGCGGGCGTTGTCGTGGCCCGGGTCCTGCAGCTGT comes from Streptomyces virginiae and encodes:
- a CDS encoding PadR family transcriptional regulator; the encoded protein is MSIGHTLLGLLEAGPRHGYDLKRAFDEKFGHDRPLAYGQVYSTMSRLLKNGLVEVDGIESGGGPDRKRYAITDAGITDVEAWLSQPEKPEPYLHSTLYTKVVLALLTGRRADELLDTQRAEHLRLMRILTQRKRKGDIADQLVCDHALFHLEADLRWLELTAARLGQLAQEVRR
- a CDS encoding SPFH domain-containing protein, which gives rise to MTNENATPDGVREFTARSVAGGLALLLGLLGLLAGAGLIVAGAVLAAVAAKVTLIALGVLLGLASVFAMSGLNTVAPGEARVVQLFGRYKGTIRADGLRWVNPLTSREKISTRVRNHETAVLKVNDAYGNPIELAAVVVWRVEDTARATFEVEDFTEFVETQTEAAVRHIAIEYPYDAHEEGGLSLRGNAEEITEKLAVELRDRVDAAGVHIIESRFTHLAYAPEIASAMLQRQQAGAVVAARKQIVEGAVGMVELALTRLAEQDIVDLDPERKAAMVSNLMVVLCGDRAAQPVVNTGTLYQ
- a CDS encoding transglycosylase domain-containing protein yields the protein MGRAEVRKAHQQRGARRAPSGRAQGTKGSGSTGRRTGIRRFFTWKKILGTFFGLILLGMAALVGLYFYVEEPDPNNQALQQSNVYKYADGTIMASKGKVNREILPIDKIPMDVQEAFIAIENKSFRSDQGVDFKGLARGLWNTATGRGKAGGSTITQQYVKNYYLTQDQTVTRKLKELVISLKVDQSKEKPEILAGYLNTSYFGRGAYGIQAAAQAYYGVDAGKLTLEQGAYLATLVQAPSQYDWSTASEETKKRITIRYNATFVNMVENGKLDEAKRQTLKFAEPLPPQPPTGMDGQKGYLVQAAEAELNAQGVERKLIDAGGWTFTLNIDPKKQEALEKAVQDELESKLDRKDTKGKPQDQSVQAGATSVDPKTGAIVAMYGGTSLKDHWSSNALRKDYQPGSTFKPIVLASALENGAKTQDRKPITPNALYDGTSKRPVVGSDIPFAPQNQEDRNFGTPMMTVQEATNFSVNSVYAQMIVDVEPRNVKKTALALGMKDREGWPEDKPAMSLGTMSANTVEMAGVYATFDNHGKKVTPTIVKKAEHKDREVVPAQPIGSQAISRQTADTVTKVLTGVVNDDGGSGNKVRSSAYEAAGKTGTTENNVSGWFSGFTPELVTVVAIFGEEPVTAKQVTLTGTAGLGRLGGSSFPASIWKAYTLAALKGGNAGKFQLSEAEMGAVQTPSRSASPTPSPSPSSSAPAASSSPPASPTPTPTPTATKTTPTPTPTPTPTPTATKTNGPKPPDPPLLPEH
- a CDS encoding ATP-binding SpoIIE family protein phosphatase, whose protein sequence is MTEYPTSQEGPQPVASGGGTDEAGHGKAPIAATEAVRTHAPGTGAEPGGSAAAASDARAARSAAGLPRPRGAAAGDVPAGADCPQGQAQTQGQLQDPGHDNARPRDGATHGDAGAVAGGGGAGRHGGGGTGTPVAVTGEATAARREGDRLRFVGAATRRIARGIDLDEIVLGLCRATVPTFSDAILVYLRDPLPVGDERPVGPVVLRLRRTDRLRPIDDLTDLSSTIGAGMDLAGAAGATGELDFSQLPLVGPQGDLPAAELCEIRPGGALAEVLRGVRPVFASSAAARAALPELLGEDHPLPRGNRAVLAPLRGRRRVIGAAVFLRSPERPAFEPNDLLVAAQLATHTALGIDKAVLYGREAYIADELQRTMLPDSLPQPTGVRLASRYLPAAETARVGGDWYDAIPLPGSRVALVVGDVMGHSMTSAAIMGQLRTTAQTLAQLDLPPAEVLHHLDEQAQRLGSDRMATCLYAVYDPVAHRITIANAGHPPPVLLHLGGRAEVLRVPPGAPIGVGGVDFEAVELDAPAGGTLLLYTDGLVESRLRDVWTGIEQLRERLATTAQLTGLDHPPPLEALCDDVLDMLGPGDRDDDIALLAARFDGIAPSDVAYWFLDPEETAPGRARRFARRALTRWGLEELSDSLELLVSEVVTNAVRYAERPVTLRLLRTDVLRCEVGDDSPQLPRQRRARDTDEGGRGLFLVNRMARRWGATRLSSGKVVWFELSLPGQPERR